The Pseudomonas alkylphenolica genomic sequence GAGACGGAAAACGGCATGGCGGGCTTATTGCTCGGTCGCGTGTAACCGGACAAGGCCACGCACAACATCCGCTCCACAGGAATACGGCTATGCGCGACAACTGCCGCCCTGTCTTGGGCGTTCTTGCACCAGCCGCCATGTTCGGCCTTCCATCGCTCGACGAAAGGATCGACATGATCAGGAAGTTCCTGCAACTGCGTAGCGCCTCTTGCGATGGCGAAATTGTTGAAGTGCGCGAGCGCCCGGACATGCTGCCGAACCGTGGCATTGGACGTGTGCTGCTCGTCGAGCGACTGGACGTAACGCTCGATCTGCGGGCCCAGCCACAGGGCCTTGATGCGGTCAATCGCCTTGAACGACCGAAAGTGATGTTCCAACATGACAACCACCTTCTATCAAACAATAGATAACCCACTATTTTTCCTGACGAAAAAACAGGTGCGCGGGTCAATGGCGGCGAAGTGTTCACTCTTCTATACGTGGTCACAGCAAGCTGTGCCGACAGGGATTAACGCCGATGCCATTTGGGCCACTCTCTCATTCGGGAGCAAAGCTGCACACCAGTGCGGTCTACGGCCTCTTTCCCGCGCATTGGGAACCATAGCAAAGCATTCGGCGGCTGACCTACCCGGATCAGTCGGCGAATGCTTTTCTAGATCTCGATGTCAGTGGAGATCTGACGTCATGCGCATTCTGTTTGCTGCGCGATAGCGCAGCCCGGAAGGGCTGGGTGATCTCTCTAGAAAAGCGAAGGAGATGTCATGCTGCGCTTGGACTGCGGTTATGTGCCCTGATGCTGGGCCGAAATCCTTGATCTACGCCGGTGTGGCTACCTTCGGGCACATAAGAAAACGGGGCACATAACTGCCACAATCACCCTTCCGGCTGTACAGAACCCAGTACGGCGGACGAAACGTTGACCCAGCGATTGAAGGAGATATTGGGACAGGTCGATATCCGTCTGCTGGATCACTTCATCATCGGGAAAGGCGATCCTTATTCGTTCGCCGAACACGGATTGATCTGATCCTCTTCGCGCCAGCTTGCTGACGCTCCAACCCCCCATCGGAAGCGATGCTTTCGATGGGGTATCTGCTGTCCACGAAATACCCCGATTCATAGGCGCATGGAAACCGGGCACCTCCCATTTCCGATTGTTTGTTGTCGCGTTAAGCGCGATGCGTTGCACTACCGAGGTCATGAACCACCGGATGCTGCGCCATGTTGTGTTCTCTTTCGCCCGGCCCGATCAGGTGCCTGGCCTTGGCCATTGCGCTGTGTGCCTCTGCGGCTAGTGCAATGGATATCTGGGTCATCACCGACCGCCAACATCCCGTGCAAGGTACACCTGACCGACTGATCGAGCTGGATGCACCCGCGCGTATTGAAGCCGAACTGTCGACCGATCTTCCAAGTGATGTCCAGCAAGCGTCACTGTTGGTACAGCAGCGCCTCAAGCACGGCGGCCCCGCGCTGGAGCAGCGTCTGGCCAGGACCTACCAGGACGTGACCGATGCCTGGAGCCTGGGCATTACCTCTCTCCCCGCCATCGTCGTGGATCAACGCTACGTAGTTTATGGCGAGCCGGGCGTCGCCAAGGCGATCGCACGCATCGAGGCCTACCGGAGGACTCAACCATGAAGTGTGCCCGCCTTCGGCGTACCGGCATCGCCACCATTTTATTGGCGACCGCATCGTCATCGTTCGCGCTCAACACCGCGACCATCGTGTCTTCCACTTTGTCCCCATCGTGCCTGGAATACCGAGTGGTAGGGATCTGCTATTGGCTGTTCTGTACGCCGTTCGGCTGCTCGGTGCGGACGTCCACCAAGGTGCGCCACTACATTCCGGATGCCGTGGTTTCGAATTACTCCAACACCGGTGAGAACCCGTGGATCGAAGTGCGGGCCATGAGCGCCCCCAACGTGACGGCCCAGGCAGGCGGCGACGGCACGACGAACCATGACAATGAAAGCAACATGGCGAAGTTCAAGAACGCCGACGTGATCGGCCATCCCGGCGGCCATGTGTTCGGCCAATTCGCCAGCACCACAGGTTACGCCTGCAAAGGTGCCGGCACCGCGTTTATGCCATACCTGCTGAGCACGCTCGACACTATCGCGTGGCGCTACAACATCCCCGAAATGGTGTACCCCGAAGCACTGACGCCCGGCGAGCGCGAGATCGGCACACGCAGCACGTTCAACCTGTGGGGCGCCGTCTATCCGCGCGGCGGATTTCTGCATCAGGTCGACGATTACAAGGCCGGCGCCGTGGTCGCCCAACGCGCCGGGGACATCGTCACCCGGCGGGGGCAATTGCATGTCTATCAGCCATTGCTCGCGAACTCGCAGCCCGGTTACTGGCCGGCCGGAGCGCTGGAGGAAAGCAATGCCTCGACCGGCAAGTGGCAGGAGCTGACGCCGCGACTTTCCAACCGCTGCGTGGTGTTCCCCCACAGCGAACCGCTGGCCCAGGCCCAGCAAGGTGATTATGCCTGGGCGCTTTGGCGCCCATACAGCTGTTGCGAACGCCGCGGGCAGACGTTCCTCGGCAGTACAGACTTCAACTGAGAGGAAAACAATGAAGCGTCCTGTCACCCTCTTCCACCCATTGCCGTTGCGGTGGCAGGTAACCCTTCTGGCCAGCGCGCTGGTGCTGGTCAGCAACCTGGTATCGGCCCAACCCGACGGTTTCCAGAACAACGGCAGCGTGATTGGCGACGACCTCATGTATTCGATTGGTGGCGGCAGCGCGGTGTCCATGAGCCGCGCGGCCGGCATGCATTCTCTCGGTGTGGGCGCGGGCTGGAACAGCAACCTGATGTGCGGTGACATGAACATCAGCACCACAATCCAGAACCAGCTCAACGGCCTCACCAATGGTTTTCAGAACATCATGAGCAGCGTGATCCAGAACGCGACGAGCGCGGTCGCATCGTTGCCGGCGCTGATCATTCAGCGGGCAGACCCCGGCCTCTACAACCTGTTGACCAACGGTATTCTTCAGGCCAGGCTCGATTTCGATCGTTCCAAACTGACCTGCCGCGCGATGGCCGAGAAGATGGCCGACACAGCAGGCGGCCAGATGGGCTGGAATCAACTCGCCGAGGGCATGGCGTTGCGCCAGGCGGTGGCGAGCACTGACGCGGTGTTGGCCATCGAACAGGCGGAGACCAGCCGGGGCAAGGATGGCGTGCCTTGGGTGGGCGGCGGCAATGCTGGCGGAGCCGGCCAGCCGTCGATCAAAGTGATCAACGACGTAACGCGTGCCGGCTACAACCTGGTCAATGGCCGCAGTGCAACCGACCCAACATCCATCGACCCGGCGAGCTGCAATAGCCTGGCCTGCCAGACCTGGTCGTCGCCGCAAGCGGCCACCGACTGGGCCACACGCGTGCTCGGCGAACAAGAGCAGCGCACCTGCGAGACCTGTACCAAGACCCAAACCGTGCCAGGCGTCGGGTTGACGCCGCTGATTCAGGAAGAGTACGAGACCAAGCTGGAAACGCTGCAGGAATTGATCAGCGGCGCCCGCCATACCACCGCTGAGAACTTGCGTGCAGCCGGCAGTACATCCTTGCCGGTTACCCGCGGCGTTATCGAAGCCCTACGTGACGAGCCCGACCAAGATGTCCTCGCCCACCGCCTAGCGTCCGAGGTAGCGCTGGCGTCGGTACTGGAAAAGGCTCTGCTGCTTCAGCGCACACTATTGACCGGCAAGAAAGAACCCAACGTCGCAGCCAACCAGTTGGCCGTCGAAGCGGTCAATCACGAAAGCGACACACTCGACCGCGAGATCCTTAACCTCAAAACCGAATTGGAGATCAGGCGCGAGCTGGTAAACAACTCGCCGATGACGATCATTCAGCGCCATGGCACGCGCGCGTCAGGCTCGCGTGGTATCTACGAGGGCGACCCGGTGCCGGATCGCCTCGACCAGTTACAGCGCTCCCATCCAGGAGGCACGCCATGAACGCAGCATGGCTACGACCGCGCTGGCTCCTCAACAGCCACGTCGCCAGGGCATTGCTATGGACGCTGCTGCTCGTTGCGCTGGCAGTGGCGGCCAACATCTCTGGGCTCTATCTGGTCGGCAGCATTGCCGGCTGGGAACGCTGGCTGGCGAACGCGGCTGGCTACTTCCTGCTGTGGCGGCTCTGCCTCTACGGGGCAACTGTCTATGGCTGGGTGTGGATGCGCCGTCGGTTGCTGGCTCGCGAGTCGGATGCCTCGACACAGCGCCGGCTGCTACGTACCGAGATCGCCGGCGTCATCGCGATCATCGCACTGGAGGCCAGCCTGCTGATGCAGGCGGTCTAGCGGGAGACCTGGAGCATGACGCTTTTCACTACCGACTACTTGGAGTATTACCTGACGCTGGTTGCCTGGATCGTCCACAACGGCATCTGGTCGGTGCTGGTCTCCAGCGGCGTGTTCGCCATTCCCTTTATAGCCATTATTATCCAGGAATGGCTCAAAGCACGTACTGAAGGGGCCGACGAAGGCAACAAAGGCGTATTGTCCTCGATGCGCATCGAGAACCGCATCTGGGTGGCCATCGTCGTGCTGATGTTCGCCGGCATCCCGTTTATCGATATTGACCTCGGCACGATCAAGTACGACCAGGCGCGATCGACACAGTGCCAGGTTAATGTTCCGCAACCTACTGATACCGGCTGGTCGCAGTCATTCAGCACGCTCAACAACCAGAGCGCCAAGGTGCCGGTGTGGTGGGCCTTCATGCATGCACTCTCGCGTGCGGTGACGGGGGCCTCGGTGGCAGCGATCCCGTGCGGAACAGATCTGCGGCAAATGAGGATGGAGATCAACGCCACGCGCATTGACGACCCTGTCCTTGCGCAGGACGTGGCGGACTTTACCCACGACTGCTATGGACCCGCCAGGGCGAAATTGTTCATGAACCGCCCCCCACTCGACGACGCGCAGATGCATGACGTGACCTGGATCGGCTCGACCTACTTCGTCAACACTGGCGGCTACTATGACACCTACCACTCACGCACGCCGCGCGATGCCTGGCCCTATGACACTGACCGCGACGCGGGCCTTGCGCAGGTGTCCGGCGGGGGCGGCTACCCGACCTGCCAGCAATGGTGGAGCGACAATGGCAATGGTCTGCGGGCACGTCTGCTGGGCCAGGTCGATCCCAGCTTGCTTACACGCCTGGCCGGCTGGGCAGGCTTTCTGAGCCGCAGCGAGGTCGACGACTCGGTCATCCGCGCAATCGCCTCCCCGCGCCAACAGAAGCTCAACCAGGGAACGGTTTACACCGATTATGGTGGCCAGATCGACAAGACCTTGCCGAACATCGTTACCCGCACGGCGGGCGACGTGGGACTTGCGGTGGGAGCCATTCCTGCATTTCCGGCGATGGACGTGGTGCGCCAGGCCCTGCCAATGGTGTTGTCGCTGCTGAAAATGGCCTTGGTGATCTGCATCCCGCTGGTGCTGTTGATGGGCACCTACGAGCTGAAGACCGTGGTCACCATCAGCGTGGTCCAGTTCGCGCTGTTCTTCGTCGACTTCTGGTTCCAGCTCGCTCGCTGGATCGACAGCACCATCCTCGACGCGCTCTACGGCTCGGGATGGGGTTGGAACCGACCCGTCACTAATTTCGATCCAGTGATGGGGTTGAACAACGCCTTTGGCGATCTGTTGCTGAACTTCGTCATGGGGACGATGTTCATTGTGCTGCCAACCTTCTGGGTGATGACGCTATCTTGGGCGGGTATCCAAGCAGGGAACATTCTTCAGGGGCTTGTTGGCGCTACAGGAGATGCAAAAGCCGCCGGTGGAAAGGGACCCGATGCATTGATGAAGGCCGTTTCAAAGAAATGAGCGGGTAGTCAATTGTCATCATGAACGTGCGGATCGATGCGATAGCCATCATACGTGTAAAGTCCGAAGCCGGCTGGTCCGTTTTTCCACCCAGGCTCAGACGTTTCATCTACTTCTGCGTTATTTGCCACCCGGGAGATGACCACGCCGAATATCAGCAGCAGGGCCAGCCAGAACGCGGTATAGAGCAGCACAGCCAGTACCGCGAGCTTGACGCCCCAGATCAACACAGCCGCCGCTGGCGTAGGCACGCCTTGCCCAATCAGCCATCCCGATACCCGCCGCTCTCTGCACACATAAGCACGCCATCTGCGGCCGAGCCAGCGGCCAAAGCGTTCTGCATTGCTGATGCGAGTTCTTGTGCTCATAGTCATCACCTGCTAAGCGCGTTGAACAATTACTCCAGTTTGCTCCAATTCTGCCGGCTGGCTGTCACCAACGCGTTCCAGTCGTCTGGCGGATTTCCACGACCCAGCATCTTCTCAAACACCGCATACGGATCGGACTTGCTTCCCGAGGAACGCAACGTTTGCTCATCGTTGACCCAAGCATAGACAATCACTTTGGCCCTCGAGTCGTAACGGAAGAACAGCCGAAATCGTCTCCCGATCTTGGCCCGTCGCCAGTGGCGGTATTCCGGCCCCAGTGTGTTGCCTTGACGGTACTCATCGCGCGCCGGCTCACCGGGAACGACTTCAAGCATCAGTTGGCTCAGGGCTCGGAACAGCTTGACGTTGGCATTGGATGCAAATCCTATTGGGTCATTCTGCTCCGCGCGCTGCGCGGCGGCATACAGTTTCTGCATCTGCTCGATCACACAGTCGTGGAAGAGTAGCGTCCATCCATGCCGCTGCATCAGAGCGCCACTTCGCCGTCAATCTCGTCGGCCAGATTCACGTCATGCCCAGCCTGCATCAGCATGGCGTGAGCCAGTTCGTCCGGCAACCCGCGAACATGCCGGCCAGCCTCGATATCGCGGGCCAGCAGACTCAGAAACGCGCCGATGGCCGGATCTTCGTGCTCGGCATTCGCGCGGGTGACGACAATCTGCCCATCCTCGCCCAAGTCGAACGCTACCTTGCCGCCCGTATCGACGCCCAACGCCTGCCGGATCGGCTTGGGCAGCGTGATCTGGCCCTTCGATGTGAGCGTGGCTAGTTCATGAATGGCTGGCATGGCGTGGCGTGCTCCTTGGATGACAGTTTCTCCGATGGTAAGGAATATTCCTTTCATCGTCAAGACAGATTGGCGAGATCTTCAGACGCCGGTAGGCGGATCGCGCTGACCTCAAAAAAAGGACTGACCCCGTGTCGGATAGCTTGTAGAGCGACTCCCCGAACCGAGCTACATATAAAGGCTTCGATAAAGATCAAAGGGCTGGGAAGGGTCAATGGAATGGGGGCAAGGGGAAAGGCTCTACCCGGAAAAGGAAAAGGCTCTCCCGTCCACCGCAACTTCAGGTGGCATCATGTTCGCGCTGTTCCAACGAAAACGCTCGTCGTCGGCACCGATGGCGCCCACGGAAGCGGCTGTAAAAGGTAAGGGGCTGACGCGGCCGGAGTCGGCCGCATCCTTGCTGGCGACGCCCCGCCGGCAGAAGCTGCTGGAACACATCTGGCAACGTACTTCGCTCTCACGCAAGCAGTTCAGGTCCCTGTATCTCGCACCACTGGAACGCTACGCCGAGCTGGTCCAGCAATTCCCCGCGTCGGAAAGCCATCACCATGCCTATACAGGCGGCATGCTCGACCACGGGCTGGAAATCGTCGCTTATGCACTGAAGCTGCGGCAGTCACATTTACTTCCTGCCGGGACGACGCCCGAGGACCAAGTGGCACAAGCCGAAGCCTGGACAGCCGCCATTGCCTACGCAGCGCTCCTGCACGATATTGGCAAGATCGCAGTCGACCTTCATGTGGAATATGCCGACGGCAACACCTGGCACCCCTGGCACGGACCGTTGTTGCATCCGTACCGCTTCCGCTATCGCAAGGAACGTGAGTACCGGCTGCACAGTGCCGCAACCGGGCTACTCTACAACCGCCTGCTTGATGGTCACATCCTGGACTGGCTCAGCGACTATCCCGCTCTGTGGTCGTCGTTACTGTATGTGCTGGCAGGCCAGTACGAACATGCCGGTGTGCTCGGTGAGCTCGTCACCCAGGCCGACCGTGCGTCTGTCGCTCAGGAGCTGGGGGGCGATCCGACCAGGGCGATGGCTGCGCCGAAACATGCACTGCAACGCAAACTGCTGGAAGGCCTGCGGTTCCTGCTCAAGGAAGAGCTGAGGTTGAACCAGCCACAGGCCTCGGACGGCTGGCTGACACAGGACGCTTTATGGCTCGTCAGCAAGACCGTCTCAGACAAGCTGCGCGCGCACCTGCTTTCGCAAGGCATCGAAGGGATCCCGTCGAGTAACACCGCAGTATTCAACGTTCTGCAAGATCACGGCATGCTTCAGCCAACAGCCGATGACAAGGCCATCTGGAAGGCAGTCATCACGAGCGAGGGTGGATGGTCGCATACGTTCACCTTGCTGCGATTGGCTCCAGCCTTGTTCTGGGAAACCGGGGAGCGGCCCCCGCCGTTTAGCGGCACAGTGAAGGTCGTACAGGAAGAAACTGCTTCAGCAACGTCCGGCCGCAGCACATCGCCCAGTGGTGAAGCCGCTGCGATGACGGTGAACGGAAGGCCTTCATCCGCACCAGTGATACCAGCCGCAACCGCGACTGCTGCGCATGGCCTAGACGATCTACTGGAATTGTTCACCACACCGAATACCGCACCAATTTTGTCGCCACCACCGGACGCCGCCTCTGAACAAGAGCCAACTCAACAAAAAACTGATGTGCCTGCTACGTCATCGGCACCTGCCTCACAGGAACGAGGCTCACGACCGCCGCCGTCAGGCGAGCATTTCATGGTCTGGCTGCGCCAGCACATTGAGAACCGAAAGCTGATTATCAATGACGCGAAGGCACTTGTGCATACCGTGGCCAATACCGTCTATCTGGTGAGTCCTGGGCTGTTTCAACGTTACGCACAGGAACACCCACAGTCAGCCGTCTTCGCCAAAGAAGATAAGGTGGCAGACTGGCAGTGGGTGCAAAAGCGCTTCGAGAAGCTGGACTTGCACCGAAAGCAGGAGAACGGCCTAAACATCTGGACCTGTGAAGTCATTGGCCCGCGTAAAACACGCAGACTGCATGGTTACCTGCTGAATGATCCTCGTCGACTGTTCAATGACGTCCCTATGAACAACCCCTATCTCACGGTGTTGTCAACGATAAACTCTGCAGCGCAGCACACGGGCTCAATATGAATGGTTGGTTCTCGCAGGCTGTTCGGCCGGTGCGTAATTGCATATTATTGACCACCTGATTGCACCTGAACTGACCAGCCAATTGCATGGATTTGACCAGCACTCATTAAGCTGGATCACCCAGGTGGGATAAAGCCCGTAGCGCTGAAGTTGGATCACTGACTGAACAGCAAAGGGCAGTCCGAAAAAGAACCGCTATCAAACCATGTTCCTAGGGCCTGTTGACGTTTGCGGCAGGGACTTGAGAAAGAATCTCAATATCCAACGAACTGATCCACTCACCCCCAGATTTGATAACGTCCTTGGCACGGTCAGTTATGCGCATGAAACCTTGACTATCGATGGTCGCGATATCTCCGGTTTCCAGATAACCCTCGTCGTTGAGAAGCTGGCGCTCATCTTTGAAATCAGAAGAAGTAATGGCAGGCCCTTTCACAAACAAGCGGCCGGGAGTGACGCCGTCATGGGATACGACATGCCCATCATCACTAAGCAGCTTCAAGCCGACCCCGCAAGGCGTGCGTCCCTGGCGCAGTCGCCAAGGAATCTGCTCTTCAAAAGGTAGGGCTGCCACTTCAGGAGTAAGTGTGCACACGCCACCAATGGGCGACATCTCCGTCATCCCCCAAGCATGCAATGGCTCGATCCCCAAGGCATGGAAGTCACGGATGACGCGTTCAGGGCAAGCGCCCCCTCCGATAATGACCTTGCGCAGCTTGGAGGTGCGCAGACCCTTTTCGGACATGTATTGCAGTAGACCGAGCTAGACTGCGGATTCCACGGTCATCTGGCCACCCATTCCATGAGCATCTGACCACCGATTCCACGCTGATCCGGCCACCCATTCCACGCGCATCCGGCCACTGATTCCACGGCCATCCGGCCACTCAACCGGGCAGGCAGCTACGCAGGATTTCTTCACTACCATCGACCTCTTTTTCGAAGCAGAGAGGTCGTCGTGGAGCGTTTATCCATGCGTAAGATTCGCGAAGTACTACGTCTCAAGTTCGAGGTCGGACTATCAGCTCGCCAGATTGCGGTCAGCGTGCAGGTCGGTCGTGTCACCGTCGGCGACTACCTCAATCGTTTTGCCGCCAGTGGTCTCAGTTGGCCCTGTTCGTTGTCCGATGCCGAGTTGGAGCAGCAACTGTTCCCGCCGGCCCCGGCGGTTGCCAGCGAGAAGCGGCCTTTACCCGATTGGGCATGGGTGCATGCCGAACTGCGCCGCCCCGGGGTGACCCTGGCGCTGCTCTGGCAGGAGTACCGCCTGAGCCAGCCGCAGGGCTTTCAGTACAGCTGGTTCTGTGAGCACTACCGGGCCTGGCAGGGCAAGCTGGACGTGGTGATGCGTCAGGAGCACCGCGTCGGCGAGAAGCTGTTCGTCGACTATGCCGGCCAGACGGTGCCGGTTATCGACCGCCACAGCGGCGAGATCCGCCAGGCGCAGGTGTTCGTCGCGGTGCTCGGCGCGTCCAGCTACACCTTCGCCGAAGCCACCTGGTCGCAGCAGCTGCCGGACTGGCTAGGCTCGCATACCCGTTGCTTCGCCTTCCTCGGCGGCGTGCCGGAGATCGTGGTGCCGGACAACCTGCGCAGCGCGGTGAGCAAGGCCCATCGTTACGAGCCGGACATCAACCCCAGCTACCGCGACCTTGCCGAGCACTACGGAGTGGCGGTGGTGCCGGCGCGGGCACGCAAACCGCGCGACAAGGCCAAGGCCGAAGTCGGCGTGCAGGTGGTCGAGCGTTGGATCCTCGCGGCCCTGCGCAACCGTCAGTTCTTCTCCTTGGACGAACTCAACAGCGCCATCTCCGTGTTGCTGGAGCGGCTCAACCAACGCCCGTTCAAGAAGCTGCCGGGCTCGCGCCAGACGGCCTTCGACAGCCTGGATCGTCCGGCGCTGCGCCCCCTGCCGGAGCAACCCTACGTCTACGCCGAGTGGAAGAAAGCGCGGGTGCACATCGACTACCACGTCGAGGTCGATGGGCATTACTACTCGGTGCCGTATCAACTGGTGAAGAAGCAGCTGGAGGTGCGCCTGACGGCGCGCACCGTCGAGTGTTTCCACGCCAACCAGCGAGTGGCCAGCCACCTGCGCTCAATGCACAAGGGCCGGCACAGCACGCAGGCCGAGCACATGCCCAAGAGCCATCGCGAGCATGCCGAGTGGACGCCACAACGGCTGATCCGCTGGGCCGAGCAGACCGGGCCGAACACCGCCGGCGTGATCCGGCACATCCTCGAACGGCGCATCCATCCGCAGCAGGGCTACCGGGCCTGCCTGGGCATCCTGCGCCTGGGCAAAACCCACGGCGAAGTGCGCCTGGAGTTGGCCTGCCGTCGCGCCATCAGCCTCGGCACGTGCAGCTACAAGAGCCTCGAATCGATCCTGCGCCAGGGGCTGGAGAACCTGCCGCTGGCCCAGCAGCACCTGCCCCTGCTGCCGGACGACCACGCCAACCTGCGCGGCCCCGGCTACTACCACTGAACACAAGGAATCCCACCATGCTGCCCCATCCGACCCTGGACAAGCTGCAAACCCTGCGCCTGCACGGCATGCTCAAGGCGCTGAACGAACAACTGAAAACCCCGGACATCGACAGCCTGAGCTTCGAGGAACGCCTCGGCCTGCTGGTCGACCGCGAGCTGACTGAACGCGACGACAAGCGCCTGAGCAGCCGCCTGCGCCAGGCCCGGCTCAAGCACAACGCCTGCCTCGAAGACATCGACTACCGCAGCCCGCGCGGGCTGGATAAGGCGCTGATCCTGCAACTGAGCGGCGGCCAGTGGCTACGCGACGGCCTCAACCTGATCATCGGCGGCCCCACCGGTGTCGGTAAAACCTGGCTGGCCTGCGCCCTGGCCCACCAGGCCTGCCGAGAAGGCTACAGCGTGCGTTACCTGCGCTTGCCGCGTTTGCTGGAAGAACTGGGTCTGGCCCATGGCGACGGGCGCTTCGCCAAGCTGATGAGCAGCTACGCCAAGACCGACCTGCTGATCCTCGATGACTGGGGCTTGGCCCCGTTCACCGCCGAACAGCGGCGCGACATGCTGGAGCTACTGGACGACCGCTACGGCCAGCGCTCGACCATCGTTACCAGCCAGATGCCGGTGGACAACTGGCACGAACTGATCGGCGATCCGACCCTGGCCGACGCTATCCTCGACCGCCTGGTGCACAACGCTTACCGGATCAATCTGAAGGGTGAATCAATGCGCAAACGGACGCAGAAATTGACGACGCCAGCCAACCCGGACTAACAATGCCACCCCTGCGTCGCTGCGCTCCGACTGCCCGGCCGGATGGCCGTGGAACAGGTGGCCAGATGGCCCTGGAATGCCTGGCCAGATGAGAGCGGACTGGGTGGCCGGATGGCGTGGAATCCGCAGCTAGACCGTCGGTACCCCGGCTGAGACCGTCACGCCTTCCTGTTCGATAAGTTCGAACAGAGACGCTCCGTCGAGCCGGGCACCTGGTAGTACTAAGCGAGCTCCGACAGCAGGTGCGGAAAAAACCATGGCCCATGCGTTGGCACGGAACATCGGCACCACCGGTAGCAGCGTATCTTGAACGCTGAATCCGAAGACGTCGGACTGCAACGATGTCATCGCATGGAGATAATTGGAGCGATGCGAGTACAGGACGCCTTTGGGATTACCGGTGGTACCGAGGTGTAGCAAAGTCCCGCAGCACTACGCTCGTCGAACCCACCCCATTGCACCTCAGGTCCGTAACCCTCGAGGAATCGAGCGAGCGTTGTCTGTCGCACGGGAAGTGGCAGGATCTCATCCGGTTGAGAAAAATATATGACACTCTCTACGGTCGGACATTGTGGCAGCACTCTCGCCAAAATCGGCGCAAACGCAGCATCGACGAACACCATACGGTCAGAGGCATGATTCACGATGTAAACCAATTGCTCGTCAGTGTAACGCGGGTTTAGCGTATGGCAGACGGCACCTATACCGCTGATTGCGTACCACGCTTCAAGGTGCTCCACACCATTCATCGCCAGCGTTGCTACACAGTCACCTTGTGTTATTCCGGCGCCAATCAGTGCACTGGATTGGCGTTTTTTCATCGTGCTGGACCTCTGCATAGGTCTTGCGTCCAATAGTACCGTCTGGCAGACGGGAGACCACCTGGCGATGGCCGTGCGAGTACGCCGCATGCTCGATGAAGTGGTCAGTCGTTAATGGCCAGCCTTGCATCAATCCACGAAGAAAAGACATGCGATCACCCTCCCACACCAAAGCCGGCAACACACCAGCCCGCTTTAAACCTCGGGGTGGTATGCATAGCGCCTGCAGGCACACGCTCACCGAGAAGTTGGCTTTTGATCACTGCGAAAATCGACTCCGCGAACGCCTGGGCATTAGCTTCGCAGGTAGAGTGGCTGCGCGTGTTCTTCTTGCTCTCCAAAACCCGCTCTTCCGGAGCAAGGTCGCCCTTGTGTTTTATCGTCATTTGT encodes the following:
- a CDS encoding site-specific integrase, giving the protein MLEHHFRSFKAIDRIKALWLGPQIERYVQSLDEQHTSNATVRQHVRALAHFNNFAIARGATQLQELPDHVDPFVERWKAEHGGWCKNAQDRAAVVAHSRIPVERMLCVALSGYTRPSNKPAMPFSVSAPGFFTFLVEERGLLRTTLHNYIYTLRPFESYLAQAGIALAGLTPACITDFLSERAKNLHKSGMLNSAGALRVFLRYLHREGIVVTDLVRSVPRGRSYR
- a CDS encoding TIGR03757 family integrating conjugative element protein, encoding MLCSLSPGPIRCLALAIALCASAASAMDIWVITDRQHPVQGTPDRLIELDAPARIEAELSTDLPSDVQQASLLVQQRLKHGGPALEQRLARTYQDVTDAWSLGITSLPAIVVDQRYVVYGEPGVAKAIARIEAYRRTQP
- a CDS encoding TIGR03756 family integrating conjugative element protein, producing the protein MKCARLRRTGIATILLATASSSFALNTATIVSSTLSPSCLEYRVVGICYWLFCTPFGCSVRTSTKVRHYIPDAVVSNYSNTGENPWIEVRAMSAPNVTAQAGGDGTTNHDNESNMAKFKNADVIGHPGGHVFGQFASTTGYACKGAGTAFMPYLLSTLDTIAWRYNIPEMVYPEALTPGEREIGTRSTFNLWGAVYPRGGFLHQVDDYKAGAVVAQRAGDIVTRRGQLHVYQPLLANSQPGYWPAGALEESNASTGKWQELTPRLSNRCVVFPHSEPLAQAQQGDYAWALWRPYSCCERRGQTFLGSTDFN
- a CDS encoding integrating conjugative element protein codes for the protein MKRPVTLFHPLPLRWQVTLLASALVLVSNLVSAQPDGFQNNGSVIGDDLMYSIGGGSAVSMSRAAGMHSLGVGAGWNSNLMCGDMNISTTIQNQLNGLTNGFQNIMSSVIQNATSAVASLPALIIQRADPGLYNLLTNGILQARLDFDRSKLTCRAMAEKMADTAGGQMGWNQLAEGMALRQAVASTDAVLAIEQAETSRGKDGVPWVGGGNAGGAGQPSIKVINDVTRAGYNLVNGRSATDPTSIDPASCNSLACQTWSSPQAATDWATRVLGEQEQRTCETCTKTQTVPGVGLTPLIQEEYETKLETLQELISGARHTTAENLRAAGSTSLPVTRGVIEALRDEPDQDVLAHRLASEVALASVLEKALLLQRTLLTGKKEPNVAANQLAVEAVNHESDTLDREILNLKTELEIRRELVNNSPMTIIQRHGTRASGSRGIYEGDPVPDRLDQLQRSHPGGTP
- a CDS encoding conjugal transfer protein TraG N-terminal domain-containing protein — translated: MTLFTTDYLEYYLTLVAWIVHNGIWSVLVSSGVFAIPFIAIIIQEWLKARTEGADEGNKGVLSSMRIENRIWVAIVVLMFAGIPFIDIDLGTIKYDQARSTQCQVNVPQPTDTGWSQSFSTLNNQSAKVPVWWAFMHALSRAVTGASVAAIPCGTDLRQMRMEINATRIDDPVLAQDVADFTHDCYGPARAKLFMNRPPLDDAQMHDVTWIGSTYFVNTGGYYDTYHSRTPRDAWPYDTDRDAGLAQVSGGGGYPTCQQWWSDNGNGLRARLLGQVDPSLLTRLAGWAGFLSRSEVDDSVIRAIASPRQQKLNQGTVYTDYGGQIDKTLPNIVTRTAGDVGLAVGAIPAFPAMDVVRQALPMVLSLLKMALVICIPLVLLMGTYELKTVVTISVVQFALFFVDFWFQLARWIDSTILDALYGSGWGWNRPVTNFDPVMGLNNAFGDLLLNFVMGTMFIVLPTFWVMTLSWAGIQAGNILQGLVGATGDAKAAGGKGPDALMKAVSKK
- a CDS encoding DUF3742 family protein, which gives rise to MSTRTRISNAERFGRWLGRRWRAYVCRERRVSGWLIGQGVPTPAAAVLIWGVKLAVLAVLLYTAFWLALLLIFGVVISRVANNAEVDETSEPGWKNGPAGFGLYTYDGYRIDPHVHDDN
- a CDS encoding type II toxin-antitoxin system YhaV family toxin; the encoded protein is MQRHGWTLLFHDCVIEQMQKLYAAAQRAEQNDPIGFASNANVKLFRALSQLMLEVVPGEPARDEYRQGNTLGPEYRHWRRAKIGRRFRLFFRYDSRAKVIVYAWVNDEQTLRSSGSKSDPYAVFEKMLGRGNPPDDWNALVTASRQNWSKLE